Proteins from a genomic interval of Rosa chinensis cultivar Old Blush chromosome 2, RchiOBHm-V2, whole genome shotgun sequence:
- the LOC112185265 gene encoding WAT1-related protein At5g40230 isoform X1: protein MLHVLMKLVPLQKEGSLTFSLLGGQFLLGLIGSSSLLLAYNGINYSLPTLASAIGNLIPVFTFMLAIIFRMEKLDLRRSSGRAKVLGTIVSVSGAFIVILYKGSVIFSPSNSPHKNFTITSQQTKWILGGLMLAVACLLAAIWNILQKSLVENCPSMVTIVFFYTLFMTIQCTVFSLFVERNRNGGC from the exons ATGCTTCATGTACTAATGAAACTAGTTCCTCTGCAGAAAGAAGGTTCTCTTACTTTTTCACTCCTTGGTGGACAATTCCTTCTTGGCCTAATTGG GAGTTCAAGTTTGTTGTTAGCATATAATGGGATCAACTACAGCTTACCAACACTAGCTTCAGCTATAGGGAATCTTATACCAGTCTTTACATTCATGCTGGCAATTATTTTCAG GATGGAAAAGCTAGATTTGAGAAGATCAAGCGGTCGAGCCAAAGTGTTAGGGACTATAGTATCAGTATCCGGAGCATTTATAGTAATTTTATACAAGGGATCAGTAATCTTTTCACCATCCAACTCTCCTCACAAAAACTTCACGATAACCTCACAGCAAACAAAGTGGATCTTAGGAGGTCTTATGCTTGCAGTGGCATGCCTTTTGGCAGCAATATGGAACATTCTTCAG AAATCACTTGTTGAGAACTGTCCGTCAATGGTTACCATAGTCTTCTTCTACACCTTATTTATGACAATCCAATGCACAGTGTTCTCTTTGTTTGTggaaaggaatcggaatggtgGCTGTTAA
- the LOC112190108 gene encoding WAT1-related protein At5g40240, with translation MEKLDLRQPSGQAKSLGTIISVCGALIVTFYKGPAVLMASLPHSGFKNHHIHSEHSAWVFGGLLLAIQCIVSSSWNIAQAATVKDYPEEMTIVFFYTLFLTIQCSVISLFVEWKNPSAWKLELGIEMVAILYAAIFVSVFRIGVHVWCLHKKGPVYVAMFKPLGIAIAVAMVVIFLGDALYLGSVIGSVVIAFGFYTVIWAQIKEKKMVPDNEVQRLESSIQRAPLLPTDVTEV, from the exons ATGGAAAAGCTTGATTTGAGGCAACCAAGCGGTCAAGCCAAATCCTTGGGCACCATAATATCGGTGTGTGGGGCACTGATAGTGACCTTCTACAAGGGCCCTGCTGTTTTGATGGCTTCCTTACCACATTCTGGCTTCAAAAATCATCATATACATTCAGAGCACTCAGCGTGGGTTTTCGGAGGTCTTCTACTTGCAATTCAATGTATTGTGTCTTCATCATGGAATATCGCTCAG GCAGCTACGGTCAAGGATTATCCAGAAGAAATGACCATAGTCTTCTTCTACACCCTCTTTTTGACGATTCAATGCTCAGTTATCTCACTGTTTGTGGAATGGAAAAATCCAAGTGCATGGAAATTGGAGCTCGGAATTGAGATGGTTGCCATTCTCTATGCG GCGATTTTTGTGAGTGTGTTCCGCATTGGTGTTCATGTTTGGTGCTTGCACAAGAAGGGGCCTGTTTATGTAGCCATGTTCAAGCCATTGGGAATTGCTATTGCAGTGGCAATGGTTGTTATTTTCCTCGGTGATGCTCTTTATCTTGGCAG TGTGATCGGATCTGTTGTAATTGCGTTCGGATTTTATACGGTGATATGggcacaaataaaagaaaagaagatggTGCCTGATAATGAAGTGCAAAGATTAGAATCATCCATCCAAAGGGCTCCTCTTTTGCCAACCGATGTCACTGAAGTATAA
- the LOC112185265 gene encoding WAT1-related protein At5g40230 isoform X3, giving the protein MFLSFTLAHLVPSFSFLVSYYKRRSSSLLLAYNGINYSLPTLASAIGNLIPVFTFMLAIIFRMEKLDLRRSSGRAKVLGTIVSVSGAFIVILYKGSVIFSPSNSPHKNFTITSQQTKWILGGLMLAVACLLAAIWNILQKSLVENCPSMVTIVFFYTLFMTIQCTVFSLFVERNRNGGC; this is encoded by the exons ATGTTTTTGTCGTTTACTCTAGCGCACTTGGTACCATCTTTCTCCTTCCTTGTTTCATATTACA AAAGAAG GAGTTCAAGTTTGTTGTTAGCATATAATGGGATCAACTACAGCTTACCAACACTAGCTTCAGCTATAGGGAATCTTATACCAGTCTTTACATTCATGCTGGCAATTATTTTCAG GATGGAAAAGCTAGATTTGAGAAGATCAAGCGGTCGAGCCAAAGTGTTAGGGACTATAGTATCAGTATCCGGAGCATTTATAGTAATTTTATACAAGGGATCAGTAATCTTTTCACCATCCAACTCTCCTCACAAAAACTTCACGATAACCTCACAGCAAACAAAGTGGATCTTAGGAGGTCTTATGCTTGCAGTGGCATGCCTTTTGGCAGCAATATGGAACATTCTTCAG AAATCACTTGTTGAGAACTGTCCGTCAATGGTTACCATAGTCTTCTTCTACACCTTATTTATGACAATCCAATGCACAGTGTTCTCTTTGTTTGTggaaaggaatcggaatggtgGCTGTTAA
- the LOC112189448 gene encoding WAT1-related protein At3g28050 isoform X1 yields the protein MDQPCKWGILLPFAAMVTVQFTDVGISTISKAAMSRGMSSYVLIVYSNALATLLLLPSFILQKKQVSLTFSFLSGLFLLGLIGSSSILLAYNGINYSSPTLSSAMANLIPIYTFMLAIIFRLEKLDLRRSSSQAKVLGTIVSVSGAFIIILYKGLVILKPSSPSNFLMISHQSNSRWVFGGLMLAMSCLLSAIWNIVQASTVKNCPSKVTVVFFYTFFMTIQCTIFSLIVERNPNTWVIRPGIEMISIVCSAIMGNVFHVGVHTWCLHQKGPVFVAMFRPLGVAIAAVMVVFFLGDPLHLGSVVGSVIIAIGFYAMMWAQIKEKGSNVVENEVHSLASTNQHTTPLLQCRSTEEENV from the exons ATGGATCAGCCTTGTAAATGGGGCATACTGCTACCTTTTGCAGCCATGGTTACAGTTCAGTTTACCGATGTGGGGATATCAACTATAAGCAAAGCAGCTATGTCAAGAGGAATGAGCAGTTATGTTTTGATTGTCTACTCTAATGCCCTTGCTACCCTCCTTCTCCTTCCCTCTTTCATTTTACA AAAGAAGCAGGTTTCTCTTACCTTTTCGTTCCTTTCTGGACTCTTCCTCCTAGGCCTAATCGG GAgttcaagtatattattggcATATAATGGCATCAACTACAGCTCACCAACACTTTCTTCAGCTATGGCAAATCTTATACCAATCTACAcgttcatgttggcaatcattTTCAG GCTGGAAAAACTAGATTTGAGGAGATCAAGCAGTCAAGCTAAAGTGTTGGGCACTATAGTATCAGTCTCTGGAGCATTTATAATAATCCTATATAAGGGCTTAGTAATCTTAAAGCCTTCATCGCCATCCAACTTCCTCATGATCTCACATCAGTCAAACTCAAGGTGGGTCTTTGGAGGTCTTATGCTGGCAATGTCCTGCCTTTTGTCTGCAATTTGGAACATTGTTCAG GCATCCACTGTTAAAAACTGTCCATCAAAGGTGACAGTGGTCTTCTTCTACACGTTCTTTATGACAATCCAATGCACAATATTTTCTCTGATTGTGGAAAGGAATCCGAATACTTGGGTTATAAGACCTGGCATTGAGATGATCTCCATTGTCTGCTCA GCTATAATGGGGAATGTGTTCCATGTTGGTGTTCATACTTGGTGCTTGCACCAAAAGGGACCTGTCTTTGTAGCCATGTTCAGACCTTTGGGAGTTGCCATTGCGGCTGTCATGGTGGTCTTCTTCCTCGGCGATCCGCTTCATCTTGGCAG TGTGGTTGGATCTGTCATCATTGCCATTGGGTTTTATGCTATGATGTGGGCACAAATCAAAGAAAAGGGCAGTAATGTTGTGGAGAATGAAGTCCACAGCTTGGCATCAACAAACCAACACACCACCCCTCTTTTGCAATGCAGAAgcacagaagaagaaaatgtcTAA
- the LOC112185265 gene encoding WAT1-related protein At5g40230 isoform X2, with translation MFLSFTLAHLKEGSLTFSLLGGQFLLGLIGSSSLLLAYNGINYSLPTLASAIGNLIPVFTFMLAIIFRMEKLDLRRSSGRAKVLGTIVSVSGAFIVILYKGSVIFSPSNSPHKNFTITSQQTKWILGGLMLAVACLLAAIWNILQKSLVENCPSMVTIVFFYTLFMTIQCTVFSLFVERNRNGGC, from the exons ATGTTTTTGTCGTTTACTCTAGCGCACTTG AAAGAAGGTTCTCTTACTTTTTCACTCCTTGGTGGACAATTCCTTCTTGGCCTAATTGG GAGTTCAAGTTTGTTGTTAGCATATAATGGGATCAACTACAGCTTACCAACACTAGCTTCAGCTATAGGGAATCTTATACCAGTCTTTACATTCATGCTGGCAATTATTTTCAG GATGGAAAAGCTAGATTTGAGAAGATCAAGCGGTCGAGCCAAAGTGTTAGGGACTATAGTATCAGTATCCGGAGCATTTATAGTAATTTTATACAAGGGATCAGTAATCTTTTCACCATCCAACTCTCCTCACAAAAACTTCACGATAACCTCACAGCAAACAAAGTGGATCTTAGGAGGTCTTATGCTTGCAGTGGCATGCCTTTTGGCAGCAATATGGAACATTCTTCAG AAATCACTTGTTGAGAACTGTCCGTCAATGGTTACCATAGTCTTCTTCTACACCTTATTTATGACAATCCAATGCACAGTGTTCTCTTTGTTTGTggaaaggaatcggaatggtgGCTGTTAA
- the LOC112185264 gene encoding WAT1-related protein At5g40230 isoform X2, whose protein sequence is MEWMSGHKDVLPFTTMIIVECIKVGSGVFFKAAALRGLSYYVLIVYSYAIATILLLPLLFIFRRTGLPPFKLSLIFKLFLLGIIGFSGSLCVYKGIEYSSPTLASAIGNLSPAFIFILAVTFSMERLNWRSRSTRAKVMGTLVSISGALVVVLYKAPNNSITYDSIHSRNVRKEWVKGGLLLTLGYLLFSMWAILQTHIMKTYPDELVLAFLYNLCGTIVSAPTCLIAEKNLIAWILTPGIPLLATIYPGSGGCLLPLFLLGVLCFILWHPCSHMGHAHEGSCVCSKLQAIINCYCCCFEFHIPW, encoded by the exons atgGAATGGATGTCTGGTCACAAGGATGTTCTGCCGTTCACCACCATGATTATCGTGGAGTGCATCAAAGTGGGGTCAGGCGTCTTCTTCAAGGCAGCTGCCTTAAGAGGGTTGAGCTACTATGTTCTCATTGTCTACTCTTATGCAATTGCCACCATTCTCCTCCTCCCTCTGCTTTTCATCTTTCGCAG AACAGGGCTTCCACCATTCAAGCTCTCTCTCATATTTAAACTCTTCCTCCTTGGGATAATCGG GTTTTCGGGTAGTTTATGTGTATATAAAGGTATAGAATACAGTTCACCAACTCTTGCTTCAGCTATTGGTAACCTTTCCCCAGCTTTTATCTTCATACTTGCTGTAACCTTCAG TATGGAAAGACTAAATTGGAGAAGCAGAAGCACACGAGCCAAAGTGATGGGTACTCTAGTATCAATATCAGGCGCACTAGTAGTAGTGCTCTATAAGGCGCCCAACAATTCTATCACCTACGACTCCATCCATTCTCGGAATGTCAGAAAGGAGTGGGTAAAAGGTGGCTTATTACTTACTCTTGGATACCTTCTCTTCTCTATGTGGGCTATCCTTCAG ACCCATATCATGAAGACATACCCAGATGAGCTAGTTCTGGCCTTCTTATACAACTTGTGTGGGACAATTGTATCAGCACCAACATGTTTGATAGCAGAGAAAAACTTGATTGCCTGGATATTAACACCCGGTATACCATTGCTTGCCACTATATACCCA GGGTCTGGTGGTTGTCTATTGCCTTTGTTTCTATTAGGGGTCCTTTGTTTTATCCTTTGGCATCCTTGTTCACATATGGGGCATGCACATGAAGGGTCCTGTGTATGTAGCAAGCTTCAAGCAATTATC
- the LOC112189449 gene encoding WAT1-related protein At5g40240 isoform X2: MAPCTCGYVLPFAAMVMVQFIDIGAATINKAAMSKGMSSYVLVVYSSALATIFLLPCFILQKKISLTFSFLGGQFLLGLIGSSNMLLAYTGINYSSPTLASAMGNVIPIFTFILAIIFRMEKLDLRRSSCQAKVLGTIVSVSGAFIVILYKGSVIFSPSNSPDQNFMMTLQQSKWVFGGLMLAMASVLKASWNILQAIFGSLFHIGVETWCLHQKGPIFVAMFRPLGVAIAAVMVVIFLGDALHLGSVIGSIIIAIGFYAMIWAQIKENSTNGIANEVQSLASSTQKTPLLQCKTSGEDV; the protein is encoded by the exons ATGGCTCCTTGTACATGCGGTTATGTGTTGCCTTTTGCAGCTATGGTAATGGTGCAGTTCATAGATATAGGTGCAGCAACTATAAACAAAGCAGCCATGTCCAAAGGAATGAGCAGTTATGTTTTAGTTGTGTACTCTAGTGCGCTTGCTACCATTTTTCTCCTTCCTTGTTTCATCTTACA AAAGAAGATTTCACTTACTTTTTCATTCCTTGGTGGACAATTCCTTCTTGGCCTAATTGG GAGTTCAAATATGCTATTGGCATATACTGGCATCAACTACAGCTCACCAACACTTGCTTCAGCTATGGGAAACGTCATTCCAATCTTTACTTTCATACTGGCAATCATTTTCAG GATGGAAAAGCTGGATTTGAGGAGGTCAAGCTGTCAAGCCAAAGTGTTAGGGACTATTGTATCAGTATCTGGAGCATTTATAGTAATTCTATACAAGGGATCAGTAATCTTTTCACCATCCAACTCTCCTGACCAGAACTTCATGATGACCTTGCAGCAGTCAAAGTGGGTCtttggaggtcttatgcttgcAATGGCGAGCGTTTTGAAGGCATCATGGAATATTCTTCAG GCTATCTTCGGGAGTCTGTTCCATATTGGTGTTGAAACCTGGTGCTTGCACCAAAAGGGACCTATCTTTGTAGCCATGTTCAGGCCCTTGGGAGTTGCCATTGCTGCAGTCATGGTAGTTATCTTCCTTGGCGACGCACTTCACCTTGGCAG TGTGATTGGATCTATCATTATTGCAATTGGGTTTTATGCTATGATATGGGcacaaatcaaagaaaatagCACCAACGGTATAGCAAATGAAGTCCAAAGCTTGGCATCATCCACTCAAAAGACCCCTCTTTTGCAATGCAAAACCTCAGGAGAGGATGTGTAA
- the LOC112189448 gene encoding WAT1-related protein At3g28050 isoform X2: MDQPCKWGILLPFAAMVTVQFTDVGISTISKAAMSRGMSRKKQVSLTFSFLSGLFLLGLIGSSSILLAYNGINYSSPTLSSAMANLIPIYTFMLAIIFRLEKLDLRRSSSQAKVLGTIVSVSGAFIIILYKGLVILKPSSPSNFLMISHQSNSRWVFGGLMLAMSCLLSAIWNIVQASTVKNCPSKVTVVFFYTFFMTIQCTIFSLIVERNPNTWVIRPGIEMISIVCSAIMGNVFHVGVHTWCLHQKGPVFVAMFRPLGVAIAAVMVVFFLGDPLHLGSVVGSVIIAIGFYAMMWAQIKEKGSNVVENEVHSLASTNQHTTPLLQCRSTEEENV; encoded by the exons ATGGATCAGCCTTGTAAATGGGGCATACTGCTACCTTTTGCAGCCATGGTTACAGTTCAGTTTACCGATGTGGGGATATCAACTATAAGCAAAGCAGCTATGTCAAGAGGAATGAGCAG AAAGAAGCAGGTTTCTCTTACCTTTTCGTTCCTTTCTGGACTCTTCCTCCTAGGCCTAATCGG GAgttcaagtatattattggcATATAATGGCATCAACTACAGCTCACCAACACTTTCTTCAGCTATGGCAAATCTTATACCAATCTACAcgttcatgttggcaatcattTTCAG GCTGGAAAAACTAGATTTGAGGAGATCAAGCAGTCAAGCTAAAGTGTTGGGCACTATAGTATCAGTCTCTGGAGCATTTATAATAATCCTATATAAGGGCTTAGTAATCTTAAAGCCTTCATCGCCATCCAACTTCCTCATGATCTCACATCAGTCAAACTCAAGGTGGGTCTTTGGAGGTCTTATGCTGGCAATGTCCTGCCTTTTGTCTGCAATTTGGAACATTGTTCAG GCATCCACTGTTAAAAACTGTCCATCAAAGGTGACAGTGGTCTTCTTCTACACGTTCTTTATGACAATCCAATGCACAATATTTTCTCTGATTGTGGAAAGGAATCCGAATACTTGGGTTATAAGACCTGGCATTGAGATGATCTCCATTGTCTGCTCA GCTATAATGGGGAATGTGTTCCATGTTGGTGTTCATACTTGGTGCTTGCACCAAAAGGGACCTGTCTTTGTAGCCATGTTCAGACCTTTGGGAGTTGCCATTGCGGCTGTCATGGTGGTCTTCTTCCTCGGCGATCCGCTTCATCTTGGCAG TGTGGTTGGATCTGTCATCATTGCCATTGGGTTTTATGCTATGATGTGGGCACAAATCAAAGAAAAGGGCAGTAATGTTGTGGAGAATGAAGTCCACAGCTTGGCATCAACAAACCAACACACCACCCCTCTTTTGCAATGCAGAAgcacagaagaagaaaatgtcTAA
- the LOC112189449 gene encoding WAT1-related protein At5g40240 isoform X1, with translation MAPCTCGYVLPFAAMVMVQFIDIGAATINKAAMSKGMSSYVLVVYSSALATIFLLPCFILQKKISLTFSFLGGQFLLGLIGSSNMLLAYTGINYSSPTLASAMGNVIPIFTFILAIIFRMEKLDLRRSSCQAKVLGTIVSVSGAFIVILYKGSVIFSPSNSPDQNFMMTLQQSKWVFGGLMLAMASVLKASWNILQTSIVKNYPSMITVLFFYTFFVTIQSTVFSLFLERNPNAWVLRPDIEMISIVFSAIFGSLFHIGVETWCLHQKGPIFVAMFRPLGVAIAAVMVVIFLGDALHLGSVIGSIIIAIGFYAMIWAQIKENSTNGIANEVQSLASSTQKTPLLQCKTSGEDV, from the exons ATGGCTCCTTGTACATGCGGTTATGTGTTGCCTTTTGCAGCTATGGTAATGGTGCAGTTCATAGATATAGGTGCAGCAACTATAAACAAAGCAGCCATGTCCAAAGGAATGAGCAGTTATGTTTTAGTTGTGTACTCTAGTGCGCTTGCTACCATTTTTCTCCTTCCTTGTTTCATCTTACA AAAGAAGATTTCACTTACTTTTTCATTCCTTGGTGGACAATTCCTTCTTGGCCTAATTGG GAGTTCAAATATGCTATTGGCATATACTGGCATCAACTACAGCTCACCAACACTTGCTTCAGCTATGGGAAACGTCATTCCAATCTTTACTTTCATACTGGCAATCATTTTCAG GATGGAAAAGCTGGATTTGAGGAGGTCAAGCTGTCAAGCCAAAGTGTTAGGGACTATTGTATCAGTATCTGGAGCATTTATAGTAATTCTATACAAGGGATCAGTAATCTTTTCACCATCCAACTCTCCTGACCAGAACTTCATGATGACCTTGCAGCAGTCAAAGTGGGTCtttggaggtcttatgcttgcAATGGCGAGCGTTTTGAAGGCATCATGGAATATTCTTCAG ACATCAATTGTTAAGAACTATCCATCAATGATTACCGTACTCTTCTTCTACACCTTCTTTGTGACAATTCAATCCACAGTGTTCTCTCTATTTTTGGAAAGAAATCCAAATGCTTGGGTACTTAGGCCTGACATTGAGATGATCTCCATTGTCTTCTCA GCTATCTTCGGGAGTCTGTTCCATATTGGTGTTGAAACCTGGTGCTTGCACCAAAAGGGACCTATCTTTGTAGCCATGTTCAGGCCCTTGGGAGTTGCCATTGCTGCAGTCATGGTAGTTATCTTCCTTGGCGACGCACTTCACCTTGGCAG TGTGATTGGATCTATCATTATTGCAATTGGGTTTTATGCTATGATATGGGcacaaatcaaagaaaatagCACCAACGGTATAGCAAATGAAGTCCAAAGCTTGGCATCATCCACTCAAAAGACCCCTCTTTTGCAATGCAAAACCTCAGGAGAGGATGTGTAA